In the genome of Corticium candelabrum chromosome 18, ooCorCand1.1, whole genome shotgun sequence, the window CAGTCTGTCGACAAACTTGTTGGCTATGCGATTAAAAGTAGGAAGAAAACACTTGAGATAGCGCCTTTGAAATCCGGGCCTGATAGATTTGTGGCGTTTCTCCCATGAGCTGTGGTCACTGTTGGTGAGCATTCCTTGTCCTAGAAAGCGTTGACCAATTGCACTGCGCAGTGAGAAATACACCCATCGAGGTTTAATGTGAGCGGGATTGTTCATAAGCCTTCTAACGGCGCAAATATTTGATGTGTAAACAACCGGAATATGGTAGAGCCATACATGGAGAACTTCTCCGTACTTGAGATGACAGTCGAACACGTACTGCTCCCTACAGTGTCCTTTCTCGATGGACTTGGCAATAAAAGGAACATGTCCGAAAAGACGACTCTTGACGGGAGGCCCCGGGAGGTGAGCAACTAGAACAGCTCGTCGGTAGAGAAAGTACATGAAGGCGGTTGAAGAGAATGAGATAATGCAGAGAAGAAGACATAGTACGACAAAGAACGTCAGCAGCATTGCAAAATGTGCACGGAAGCGTGATCCAGGAGAAACAGCTggggcagcagcagcagcagcagcagcagggAGAGTTCCTCGGGCAGGATGTCAAAGATCCGGTACCGCTCCTTGTTTCACGTCCCGGATACCCGAGGAGATGAGTATCTGCGTGAAAACCTACTACGTACACACTTTACCGGGTCTGACCTACAATGTAGCTGTTGACAATGATGGAATGTTTAGAgtgttagctaattagtgttTTACGGTCCAGCGAGTAGCCTAAGGTGTCCTTACTCAGTTCTTTGTTCACTCACTATACCTAGCTACGTGGTCTTTGCGTTGTTATCTTAGGACTTCTGTAATCAAGCATGAGGTTACACGGCTTCTTACGCTAATGTGTCTAGGAGTCACTAAGGTAATGAGATCAGTCTGGTACTCTGAGATTTGTTTAGCTAAATCCGATAACTCAGTCCATCCATCATAGGTGtggttgtacagtacactgtagaCCGGATTAGTTGTAGGAATTAATGCCTAGGCGATTGTGCGAGTGTAACGAGGTACAAGTCAAACCACGTCCGACGAATGCACTTCCGTAGATGCCGCAggctgttaattaaataagtgtCCGCATCAGTTGCGTCTGATCCATTATGCATCTGCGTTCCCGCGTCATACTACTTGCCTTGTGCCGCTTGTAACATAAACGGACACTAAAGACCGGATGAGCATGGCAGTACTCAGTACTTAGTGATTACTTAACTCTTATCTACactggctggaatttccttctcttcgtcaTGTCAAAAACACAGTCCTGTCTCTGCGAATGTGCAACTTctgtgtgtacgtacacagCACTCGGGGCGTCAATTGTTGATGTGATGGACTTTGTGTGTAGGGTAGGAGTATCAACTGACTATCAGGATCTACAGGCCTCTTTTTCGAGTGCGGAAGTTTATCAAATGGCATGCTGTTTAGCCGCCGCGCCTTACTTTCGGGCGAAAATGGTACAAATAGCGTGTCTTGTCCAATTATGGAGcgaccaagatgagcaagaagtttagctttgaactccgttgctgcatgtgctcaacagtcgcctggcgatagacctacgaCGTCTCGTATAAGTCCGATGCATTCTCGATATGAATATTGTAAAGCCATATAGAAAAAACGCGAGCAGCATGGCTTCAAACGTGAGGTATGTCAGTGGATCAATAGTGCTAAATGAGGTGCGTGTTCTTCTATAGCCTCTGATACAAGGAGCACCCTAGCAAGCTATTGACataccagcaaacaaaagTGGTAAACAATATCCTGTACACGCCTACTTTTTTAAACATTACACCGTTATTCGGGATAATAATGCAGATCGTCACGAGCAGAATAGTACAAAAAATGTACCAGaatatttcttgttgtgtaATGTTTACAGTATTACAGAGTAGTTAAGCTATATCCAAAGTGACAGTATTCGGTGTTCATAGAAGATGGTGACGTTGCAAAAATCGAAGTACTTGTTCTGCTGAATTGCCCACACCATGTACGACTTCTTGAATAGTGTGGAAGTCCATACCACAGTAGCTGTATAACGTCGATAATAGAGCACAAAGACAGCTGATCGAGTCTGACTCTATGCCTTGATTGTACCTCTTAGATAGGCTTTGGTGAACCTGAACGGAATATCTAGGGACAGACCTGATTGGCTGAACTTATGGATCCGTTCTCATGTTTAAAGATGCTGACCTGAACGGAATACTATCTATGCAATCTAAGATTTTGGATCCTTAGCACATGTGGACCTGAACGGACTTAGTCACTACTGATCAACCGGCAATTTGGCGTGACAGAATTGCCTATTATCTTGGATACACTTTGTAATGTAAAGTAGGCGTGTATCTACATGATATATTGTATATTACTTTGTTTGCTGGTATGTGAATAGCTTGCTAGCGTGCTCGTTGTATCCTAGAGGCTAGAAGAATACGCACCTCATTTAGCTGGGGGTGCGTATTGTACCATTGATCCGCTCAAAGTACCTAACGCACGCCAGTGACACTcattggcttccttctacagagtagactcgacccagtcacTCGCCGCCGTCGgttgactatccggggaacGACGACGGCGGatagagactgggtcgagtctatcTACAGAGTGTGATCTTACAGAGTGTGTCGTGTAAGTAAACGCGGGCTGGCAAGGGCTGGCGCGGCGCGGCTCGCtatgcgtgctcgtgtaaacggggtacTAGTAGATAACCTAGAGCCtcgtttagttaattaaactacacAGCTAACGAAGTGAGAGGCCTTATCAGCCCGTAGTttgcatccggggctgcaatccacactgcgagGCTAACTAACCCGAGGTGGAGCGGGAGACTACGTACAGACCGGTCATGTGACGTACGCGAGAACCGTGTAACACGTGATCAAATAAATGTCCCGGATGCTTAACACAGGGGACGTGCATCGCTATGGCACGCGGAGGATTtacactgtagtgcttctctaaTCTTGTAGGTCTTACGACTAGACGGATGTGGGCAGTATACCGGTTGGTTGTATGTGCTAAAAAATAGTACTACAAGAGATCTAGAGCGGATGCTGATAGCGCAGTTGCTTCATTGTTTCGCGGACTCAATGAACCCAAagttacaagacaaagtaTAGTTGCATGGTCCATTTCTTCCATCTTTGACAAGTGCATACTCATCTCTAGCCATCATTTACTCAAATGTCTCTAGACTTGTTTCATTCAATTTTGATCTACGTAGATGAAGTGGTAGTTTGTCTCGTGTAAATCTAGATAAGTTCGTTAGTCCATACTAATGTACGTGCATTGGTATTTTGCTCACTCAATTTTTCTTGATACTTTGACAGATGTACTATATGTAGCAGttgacggatgtacgtaataacattGATTGCATTAATAAACAATCCCACCCTGTGACGCAAGGATCTAGACACTCACATCTAGCCtggtaccagaccctctcgcgccgccGTGcctggttcccgtataacaggACAACGCCGGCgacgttgtcgtgttatacagGAACCGGTgagagagggtctggtatgaGGCTACCGTTggacatgttcaactacacgcaactgtaagcagaaTGTGGCTCCCAAACGGTAGTTTCCACTGGCTAGTTACATCTCTCTATTACTGAAGATTGAGAGATCTGGCTTGGATGCGTTTTGATACATTTCAACGATTTGTATGgggcgccattttagattcttcgcatccgtGACTGCCACACTCTGTTAGAGTGCTGATTTGCGAAGACACGTGACCGGATCTAGTAGGCGGTGTACATGTAATCTCGCGCGTTAGGCCACCACGTTAGGCTAGCAGCTGCAGTTGGTGCTGTAATCGTGTGCAAGTTATCCTGGATATTCGCTCCGCCTAGTCGGGATTCAAACAAATCTTGTAGGAAAAGTCGTTTTTCCTATGGGGCACACGTGATGACATAGAACGGGGCAAAAATTAAATGCCCACAACAGATATATCCGGGTAGTGTACGCAGTTTGGTCATGTGAAGCACAGCCAAATGTAAAGAAAGGACTGCAGGACGCAATTAGAGCAAAAATGCTAGAAACCTGCGCAAACAACTCGAGCTAACAATTCAAGCAAAGTTGTGTACATCCTAGAGAAGCTTGAACGTACCTGGCGTAGGGAGAGTGCTAACCGTTCAAGTCTGCTTTCGGAAAAACCGAACaggccatgtgtgtgtgtgtgtgtgtgtgtgtgtgtgtgtgtgtgtgtgtgtgtgtgtgtgtgtgtgtgtgtgtgtgtgtgtgtgtgtgtgtgtcaaagcGCACATCTTCCGAGACTTTGCCAAGAAGTTTCCGTTTCCCGTCACCACTTTCAGTGACACTATCTTCAACAGTGTCGAACCAGGCGACGCACCATAAGTTTCGCTGTGCGTTTTCGGACCTGCTTGAGCAGTACAAGCCTTAGAAACTGCATCAGCACAATCAGCAAACAAGTGAAGGCGGCTAGCTTGCACTACCATCACGTGATCATCTAGTGAAACGGACTTCCTGGGGCTGATGAACTTACGTCAGTGTGAACGCAAGcagattttaattaacaacaaagaAGACTTATACGTCTTAATTAAACGCACCAATACTAGTCTGTCTATACTAAATTCTATTTGCGAACGTGTTCACATTTTCTCCACGATGTGGCGGACGTACACTCTAACACGTAGATCACGTGTTTACATCTTAATTAAGTCGTGCCTTGATGCCGACAGTCAGTTGGTCGGGTGTTAGACGTGCGGCTTGTTTTGATGTCGAGCACATTTCGTCAAGTCTCTTTGTTAACATGGCGGTCTCGTAGTCGCTTTTTCTACCTCATTGTCTCTTCATCGGGTGTCGACACTAGATTGCTCTACTTGTCAAACGTCATTGGATGAAAACAATAGGAAATTAGCATCGCCTCACCACCACTACTAGAGGTATCGGCTGTCCCGCCGTTAGTCTCCACGTGGACGTTGCACTGTACGCGTCGCTTGGGATACGCTGCGAAATGGTCGTGTTGCTTGTCGTTTGCTTTTTGCTCGCGTCTGTTAGTGTCGACGCCAGACAGCTGTGGCCTGGGGTAGGGCATCCTCCGCAGGAGTGCCCGACGGATGAACCTCCGATGGGCCTGCCTCCGTCGTCGTCGTCCGAAACGCAGTGCGAGACTCCACCAAAATGGATTAGCAACATTTGGTATCTAGATGAGTACACGGGAATTATGAAAGCGGGCAGACTGTTTTACGACTCGGACAAGCAACGCATACGGAAATCCGTCGCCATTCTGAATATACGTGAAAATATGTAAGATTTTCAAGTTTTCCGACTTGTAGTTAGGAATTGTGTCGGCGAATGTGATAAATGTTATCAACTGAACGACGTCTTGCTTTGTCGCCAGCTTTGTGGACATACTCCTCTTGTTTGGCGAGGACCGCTTTTACTTCAGAACTGGTGAAATAGAGGAGAATGGCTACAAGACTACTCAATGTCTGGTATGTTTGTGTCGCACTTTCCCTTCAATGTGCGAAGTAAAGATGTCGTGCTTTGTACCGATTTTGTTATCAGGTGTCTGAGCGACTCTATCAGTTCCAGAAAAAGGGTGTGCCATCGCGTGCACAATGCGCTTACGTAGAGGAGCGAGGAATGGGAGAGAACACATTGACGACCACAACGTACGCTCTTGTGTTCAATGCTTCAGGTATAGGTCATATAACTTCGAGTGTTGATTTGCGCACTTTTCGTTACTGTTTTATCTTGACTTTGCGCATACTCTAGACGACAGCGAGCTGGGCTCTCTAGTCAAAAGGCCTCGGATCAATTTCAATGCGCATGCTCGTCATCACCCGCACGGTCACGGAGGTCACGAGCACACGTGGTACGGGGTATTCGCGCCCGTGGAAGGCGGCAAGTGCGTTCCAGTCATAGAGAACATCTATGAAGGAAATATGCTTGACTACATGAGACCCGAGCTTACTAATACCGTCTACACGGTGCGATATACGAATTTCTACGACGACGTTGAAGACAACATGTTCGACGTTCCTGAAGAATGCAAATTCGCGAGCGTCCGCGAAGCGACGCGGGAAGAAATCGAGGAAAAGTTACAGAAGTATAGCTCTATGTACATCTAGCGTGTGACCGCTCCGTGCACATGGACATGCATGAGACTGCTTGGCAGAAAgccttgtgtgtgttgtgattgaGACACGATGATTGTTGTGTTGCATGGCACGcttgtgttgttggtttgaTTTGAGTGTAGTAGacaattgagttgagttgttGCAAGGAACGTTTCGATTGCAAAGTGCGTGTAGGTACCGATTCACTTTTGGTTTTGCTACGTTAGGCCGCAAGAAGAAaacttgttgtttgcaaagagAGCGCTCATCGGTTTCTTCTAGTCGGGCGGACAGGATTGGCAGTGCATATTATGCTAGATTGGAGATAGGACTGCAATTTGACTCTGCATACCTGAACGAAAACGTTCTACTTTAGTGGTAGAAGGGCCCTAGGCCTACGTACTGAATGCCATGTTCTGGTCTGTGAGAAATCAACCGGGAGAGATGACTCGGTGAGGGAGAGGTGACGACCTACCCAGGTGAGTTGTAGCCTTGCCTCAGACgtagtgtggattgcagtcccagacgcgccgccatcaccactacgtctggtatcTGGTACCcaaccagacgtagtggtgatggcggcGCATCctgggctgcaatccacactgcgtctggggcgaggctaggtGAGTTGTCGAAACCTAGGGTCGAGGCTACTGTGGGAGCGTCACAAGGTAATGGACCTCAATTAACGACGGTTGATTTCAACTTTTGCAATCATTTCTTTTGGCGGTGTTTGAACGAGTGCTGTCTGCGGTAGCTCGAATATTCTCGCAGAAAAGTAGGAAGTTGACATTTCACaggcatacacacacgcacacgcacacacacacacacacacacacacacacacacacacacacacacacacacacacacacacacacacacacacacacacaccacaagcCCTCATGACAGGGTGAAGACCACAAATAATACAATGTGTGTACTGCGCGTAGTTTATTGATGTTCCTGCCAGCTAATAGCTGGTAACTCAAACTACAAACCATTTACCTTTGAAAGAGTATACTGTCCTCGAGTTACTGTTGCGTTATCTCGTCACTAGGCCGACTGGGCATTGATACAGGTACTCCTGTCTGTCCTGCTGGGTTAGCCAGCTGAGTTGGTGCTGGTAGATTGAAATGAGAGAGATTGGACGGAAGCGATACAGAGGGAAGAGAGAAAGAGGGAAGAGAGACAGAGGGAAGGGAGACACTCGGAAGAGATACATTTGGAAAAGACTTTGTAGGAAAGGGAACAGAGGATGAAcctaaaaatgaaaacatttaCGTTatgcacgtgcgcgcgcgcgcgcgcacacacacacacacacacacacacacacacacacacacacacacacacacactaggaCCTCCATGCTTTATGCAAGTCACTAGGCATGTTTTGACTGTTCTTCAAAAGCTGGGCAAGAagcagccagacaaacaaagagacagacagacagacagacagacagacaaagaaacagacaaacaacagacagacaaccagacacacaaacaatgagacagacagacaaacagacagacagataacagacagacaaacaatgagataggcagacagacagacaaagagacagacagacaaagaaacagacaaagaaacaaacagacaaagagacagacaaacaataaaatacagacaaacagacagacagacaaacaaacagactaacacacaaacaaacagagacagacagacacacagatagacagacagactgacagacacacaggctgactgaagacaaacagacaaacaatgagacagatagacaaaaagacagacaaacaaactcacaaaacacaaacagacagacacaaatacagacaaacagacaaaagacagatgcagaaacagacaaagacacaaacaagaagacagacagacaaacagacagatgaagagacaaacagatggacaaacaaacagacaaacaaacaaaaagacagacaaacacacaaacaactagacagacaaatagacacaagacagacagacaaacacacaaacagacagacaaacaatgacacagtcacaaagacagacagagagacagacagacagataaacagacagacagacagactgttagcgacaatatttagcctgtactgtactagcagttgcaatatgcaaatacatgtattgacagacaaacaaaaaagacagacacaaagacagacagacaaacaacaaagggccttaaattaaaattttccAAGTGTTCGGACATTTGTCAGGGTAACTTGGATGTTGTCCGGACATTCAAGATGACTGTATTGCCTGCTTTTTCATATTCACACACATCTTAAAAATTGAGGGTGCCTAGATAGCGTGTATTCTAAAACTAATTCCTACCTCAGAGTGAACAGAAACAGCACTGCACTTTGTCTTCATCCGGGACTTCTAATTGTAACCACTTTCCCTACTCTACAAAACCTAATTTTTCTTCTGCACATGATTATAGATGTTCCAGATGTTGATGTTTACTCAACTATAGCCTGAGAAACACTCATTCTGACTCATCCGATGATAATCCTAAGTACTAACAATAATGAAAGACTAAGAGTCAcgaattaacttaaacagcgTCTGCTACTCAGAGCAATTAGTGTTAGGTTATAGACTAAACACAGACCTCAACTTTTAGGATAAAAGTTTTTGGTGTGAATTGTCTTCCTCCTAGGGTGTGGGATATCTCTAGAGTCTACACTGTAGTCACCTGAAACCTTGCTGCCACAGGTGTTGTCCATACAAATGTCTGGTGAATTGCCATGTGTGTTCAGGCAGTACAACCACTTTGTTCAATTGTCTGATTACTGGATGTTAATTCAAGCCATGAatgagatagacagacaaacagacagacaaacagacagacaaacacacaaacagaca includes:
- the LOC134194388 gene encoding uncharacterized protein LOC134194388 — encoded protein: MVVLLVVCFLLASVSVDARQLWPGVGHPPQECPTDEPPMGLPPSSSSETQCETPPKWISNIWYLDEYTGIMKAGRLFYDSDKQRIRKSVAILNIRENIFVDILLLFGEDRFYFRTGEIEENGYKTTQCLVSERLYQFQKKGVPSRAQCAYVEERGMGENTLTTTTYALVFNASDDSELGSLVKRPRINFNAHARHHPHGHGGHEHTWYGVFAPVEGGKCVPVIENIYEGNMLDYMRPELTNTVYTVRYTNFYDDVEDNMFDVPEECKFASVREATREEIEEKLQKYSSMYI